A portion of the Perognathus longimembris pacificus isolate PPM17 chromosome 20, ASM2315922v1, whole genome shotgun sequence genome contains these proteins:
- the En1 gene encoding homeobox protein engrailed-1 yields the protein MEEQQPEPKSQRDPGLGAAAATAAPGGLSLSLSPGASGGSSSDGDSVPVSPQPAPPSPPAAPCLPPLAHHPHLPPHPPPPPPQHLAAPAHQPQPGAQLHRTTNFFIDNILRPDFGCKKEPPPPQLLVAAAGGGGGGTGGGGGGGGSRIERDRGQNGAGRDPVHPLGTRAPGTASLLCVPDANCGPPDGSQPATVAGAAASKAGNPAAAAAAAAAAAVAAAAAAAAAAKPSDSGGGSVGSAGSPGAQGAKYPEHGNPAILLMGSANGGPVVKTDSQQPLVWPAWVYCTRYSDRPSSGPRTRKLKKKKNEKEDKRPRTAFTAEQLQRLKAEFQANRYITEQRRQTLAQELSLNESQIKIWFQNKRAKIKKATGIKNGLALHLMAQGLYNHSTTTVQDKDESE from the exons ATGGAAGAACAGCAGCCGGAACCTAAAAGTCAGCGCGACCCGGGCCTCGGCGCGGCGGCAGCTACGGCGGCCCCCGGCGGCCTCAGCCTGAGCCTCAGTCCCGGCgccagcggcggcagcagcagcgatGGAGACAGCGTGCCCGTgtccccgcagcccgcgccccccTCGCCGCCCGCGGCGCCCTGCCTGCCGCCCCTGGCCCACCACCCGCacctccccccgcaccccccgcccccgccgccgcagcATCTCGCGGCGCCTGCTCACCAGCCGCAGCCCGGGGCCCAGCTGCACCGCACCACCAACTTTTTCATCGACAACATCCTGAGGCCGGATTTCGGCTGCAAAAaggagccgccgccgccacaACTCCTGGTGGCGGCGGCCGGCGGAGGAGGCGGAGGTacgggtggtggaggaggaggaggaggaagccggATCGAGCGTGACAGAGGCCAGAATGGCGCAGGTAGAGACCCTGTCCACCCCTTGGGCACGCGGGCGCCAGGCACTGCCTCGCTCCTGTGCGTCCCGGACGCGAACTGTGGCCCACCCGACGGCTCCCAGCCGGCCACCGTCGCCGGCGCGGCCGCCTCGAAAGCGGGGAatcccgcggcggcggcggcagcggcagcagcagcggccGTGGCGGCAGCGGCAGCCGCGGCGGCAGCAGCCAAACCCTCGGACAGCGGCGGTGGCAGTGTAGGCAGCGCCGGGAGCCCCGGCGCGCAGGGCGCCAAGTACCCGGAGCACGGCAACCCGGCCATCCTACTTATGGGATCCGCCAACGGCGGGCCCGTGGTCAAAACTGACTCGCAGCAGCCCCTCGTCTGGCCCGCCTGGGTCTACTGCACTCGCTACTCGGACCGCCCGTCCTCCG GTCCGCGCACCAGGAagctgaagaagaagaagaacgagAAGGAGGACAAGCGGCCGCGGACGGCGTTCACGGCCGAGCAGCTGCAGAGACTCAAGGCGGAGTTCCAGGCGAACCGCTACATCACCGAGCAGCGGCGGCAGACCCTGGCCCAGGAGCTCAGCCTCAACGAATCGCAGATCAAGATCTGGTTCCAGAACAAGCGCGCCAAGATCAAGAAGGCCACGGGCATTAAGAACGGCTTGGCGCTGCACCTCATGGCCCAGGGACTGTACAACCACTCCACCACTACGGTCCAGGACAAAGACGAGAGCGAGTAG